In a single window of the Scophthalmus maximus strain ysfricsl-2021 chromosome 18, ASM2237912v1, whole genome shotgun sequence genome:
- the gja1b gene encoding gap junction alpha-1 protein, whose product MGDWSALGRLLDKVQAYSTAGGKVWLSVLFIFRILVLGTAVESAWGDEQSAFRCNTLQPGCDNVCYDKSFPISHVRLWVLQIIFVSTPTLLYLAHVFYLNRKEQKLNRKEEELKAVQNDGGDVDIPLKKIEMKKLKYGIEEHGKVKMKGALLRTYIFSIFFKSTFEVGFLLIQWYMYGFTLSAVYTCERSPCPQKVECFLSRPTEKTVFIIFMLVVSLVSLLLNIIELFYVFYKRIKDRVKGRQPPTLYPSGGTLSHTAKDLSTTKYAYYNGCSSPTAPLSPMSPPGYKLATGERGTGSCRNYNKQATEQNWANYSTEQNRLGQTGGGSTISNSHAQAFDFPDDTTEHKKLSSSAGHELQPLALMDARPCSRASSRMSSRARPDDLDV is encoded by the coding sequence ATGGGTGACTGGAGTGCTCTGGGTCGTCTGCTGGACAAGGTCCAGGCCTACTCTACTGCTGGGGGGAAGGTGTGGCTGTCggtcctcttcatcttcaggaTCCTGGTCCTGGGTACCGCAGTGGAGTCCGCCTGGGGGGATGAGCAGTCTGCCTTCAGATGTAACACCCTCCAGCCTGGTTGTGACAACGTCTGCTATGACAAGTCCTTCCCCATCTCCCACGTTCGCCTCTGGGTCCTCCAGATCATCTTTGTCTCGACGCCCACGCTCCTTTACCTAGCTCACGTCTTCTATCTGAATAGGAAGGAACAGAAACtcaacaggaaggaggaggagctcaaaGCTGTGCAAAACGATGGAGGGGATGTTGACATCCCGCTGAAGAAAATTGAGATGAAAAAGCTCAAGTACGGCATTGAGGAGCACGGCAAAGTGAAGATGAAGGGGGCTCTGCTCAGAACCTATATCTTCAGTATTTTCTTCAAGTCCACGTTCGAGGTGGGCTTCCTGCTTATCCAGTGGTACATGTATGGTTTCACCCTCTCTGCAGTCTACACCTGCGAGAGGTCCCCATGCCCACAGAAGGTGGAGTGTTTCCTGTCCCGACCCACAGAGAAGAccgtcttcatcatcttcatgctGGTGGTGTCACTGGTGTCCCTGCTGCTCAACATCATTGAGCTTTTCTATGTGTTTTATAAGAGGATCAAAGATCGTGTCAAGGGCAGACAACCACCCACTCTCTACCCAAGTGGAGGCACCTTGAGCCACACCGCCAAAGACCTGTCCACCACCAAGTATGCCTACTATAATGGCTGTTCCTCCCCGACTGCCCCACTCTCACCCATGTCCCCTCCAGGCTACAAACTGGCcacaggagagaggggaacGGGCTCATGTCGTAACTACAATAAGCAGGCCACTGAGCAGAACTGGGCCAACTACTCAACAGAGCAGAACCGGCTTGGCCAGACCGGGGGAGGAAGCACTATTTCAAATTCCCACGCACAAGCCTTTGACTTCCCCGATGATACCACCGAGCATAAGAAACTGTCCTCGTCCGCAGGACATGAGCTTCAGCCGCTGGCGTTGATGGACGCCCGGCCCTGCAGCCGGGCCAGCAGCCGGATGAGCAGCCGAGCCAGGCCTGACGACCTGGACGTGTGA